One region of Desulforamulus hydrothermalis Lam5 = DSM 18033 genomic DNA includes:
- a CDS encoding GNAT family N-acetyltransferase, whose amino-acid sequence MLEIIKVCERRHWQKFMEVPWQIYARDPLWTPAPWDSRLQLFNPQANPLLSHVHLECFLAFADNVPVGRIAAITDDLLNDQRIGLFGCFETVNHPEVARELIKAACRSLAGQGKTLVQGPVTLNTSQQVGLLVEGYNIPPQPMMPYNPPYYAELLEQNGFGRLLDLYSYLWRAEFFRENNKLARVAARAAGIPGLQIRSFKYYDLYGEAKKLADIHNRSMTNQWGFVPMDQSEAAQFLAGLKDYTDPEMLIMCEVKKQPVGICLMMPDIGPQLRAARRAGLFGSLSAFSRSRSLRVGVLAVIPDYRRRGVVALLIKKAMETAIKKGYRQAELSLIMDTNQDMNSIVASLAGSQVYKKYRVYEKAILTDR is encoded by the coding sequence TTGTTAGAAATAATAAAAGTATGTGAGCGGCGTCATTGGCAAAAATTTATGGAGGTACCTTGGCAAATTTATGCCAGGGATCCGCTTTGGACACCGGCTCCCTGGGATTCCCGGCTGCAACTGTTTAACCCGCAAGCCAATCCTTTATTAAGTCATGTGCACCTGGAATGTTTTTTAGCCTTTGCTGATAATGTACCGGTTGGCCGTATTGCTGCCATTACCGATGACCTGCTGAATGATCAAAGAATTGGTTTGTTTGGCTGTTTTGAAACTGTTAACCACCCTGAGGTGGCACGGGAACTTATTAAAGCGGCTTGCCGGAGTCTGGCCGGGCAAGGAAAAACTCTGGTACAAGGACCGGTTACTTTGAATACCAGCCAGCAGGTGGGCTTGTTGGTGGAAGGATACAACATACCACCGCAACCGATGATGCCCTATAACCCGCCCTATTATGCAGAATTGCTTGAACAAAACGGTTTTGGCAGGTTGCTGGACTTATACTCTTACCTCTGGAGGGCGGAATTTTTCAGAGAAAATAATAAGCTGGCCCGGGTGGCGGCCAGGGCAGCCGGTATTCCCGGCCTGCAAATACGCAGTTTTAAGTATTATGATCTTTATGGAGAAGCTAAAAAGTTAGCAGATATTCACAACCGGTCTATGACCAACCAGTGGGGTTTTGTGCCTATGGACCAGTCAGAGGCGGCTCAGTTTCTGGCTGGATTAAAAGATTACACCGATCCGGAAATGTTAATTATGTGTGAAGTAAAAAAACAACCGGTGGGCATCTGCCTGATGATGCCGGATATAGGCCCGCAGCTGCGGGCGGCCCGGCGGGCAGGTTTATTTGGCAGCCTGTCGGCCTTCAGCCGATCCAGGTCTTTGCGGGTAGGCGTGCTGGCAGTCATACCGGACTACCGGCGTAGAGGAGTGGTGGCCCTGTTAATAAAAAAAGCCATGGAAACAGCAATAAAAAAAGGATACCGACAAGCTGAGCTTTCCCTGATTATGGACACCAACCAGGATATGAACAGCATTGTTGCTTCTCTGGCGGGCAGTCAGGTGTATAAGAAATATCGCGTTTATGAAAAAGCTATTTTAACTGACCGCTGA
- a CDS encoding FmdB family zinc ribbon protein: MPIFEFSCKVCGKEFEKLQLAGREEKVTCPQCASESVEKKISAPFLPSSVGRPADSGSCNLAKAPKSDGCGAGG, from the coding sequence ATGCCAATCTTTGAATTTTCCTGCAAAGTTTGTGGTAAAGAATTTGAAAAACTCCAACTGGCAGGTCGGGAGGAAAAAGTAACCTGTCCCCAGTGTGCCAGTGAGTCTGTTGAGAAAAAAATCTCAGCGCCTTTTTTACCCAGTTCGGTTGGCAGACCGGCAGACAGTGGTTCCTGTAATCTTGCCAAAGCACCCAAGTCAGACGGATGTGGAGCCGGCGGTTGA
- a CDS encoding ion channel has protein sequence MIKYSLLFIARLPLALLLFLIIYGLLLSFYYWSQRVQADLVVILGLSIITAMLSLAMLALLMAPIIFITQKLLFDSEIELRVFRIAVYSILVPFLYIFLINDLPASVSLLQGVMLAGLILNFYHIFKGILICLQAPGAMFTYLDKRFVPVLMIISWLLVIIFNLFVMVFLVARTNPPAFVDSCGPVNQPLRLLYFTVITFTGVGYGDITPRGNTAEFIVMLVSITGFLYAALFIGGILAVFSGSRKE, from the coding sequence ATGATTAAATATTCGCTGCTGTTTATCGCCCGCTTGCCCCTGGCGTTACTTCTGTTTCTGATTATTTACGGTCTGTTGCTGTCTTTTTACTATTGGTCGCAGAGAGTACAAGCGGATCTGGTGGTCATTCTTGGTTTAAGTATTATAACGGCCATGCTGTCTCTGGCTATGTTGGCCCTGTTAATGGCACCCATTATTTTTATTACTCAAAAATTGCTTTTTGACAGCGAGATTGAATTGCGTGTTTTTCGAATAGCGGTTTATTCTATTTTGGTACCCTTTCTATACATTTTTTTGATTAATGATCTGCCTGCGTCTGTTTCTTTGCTGCAAGGGGTTATGCTGGCCGGACTTATCTTAAATTTTTATCACATATTTAAAGGGATTTTAATTTGCCTGCAGGCGCCGGGTGCTATGTTTACTTATTTAGATAAACGTTTTGTTCCTGTGTTGATGATAATTTCTTGGTTGCTGGTAATCATTTTTAATCTTTTTGTAATGGTATTTTTAGTTGCCCGAACCAATCCGCCGGCTTTTGTTGACAGCTGCGGACCGGTAAATCAGCCTTTGCGCCTGCTGTATTTTACCGTAATAACCTTCACCGGCGTGGGCTATGGCGATATTACCCCCCGGGGGAATACGGCAGAATTTATTGTAATGCTGGTTTCAATTACCGGTTTTCTGTACGCTGCCTTATTTATCGGCGGTATATTGGCTGTTTTTTCCGGCAGCAGAAAAGAGTAG
- the bshC gene encoding bacillithiol biosynthesis cysteine-adding enzyme BshC, whose protein sequence is MRIETLDVFFPQPLAQVYISNFLKVSRFFTYDPGQLSQLAKRLSYLSARRQKNHNYKTLAAVLRQDNLQLGCSEQTLHHISLLETGRAVALVTGQQPGLLTGPLYTVYKAMGTIVLARQLSAQLKIPVVPVFWIGADDHDFAEVNHIFVPNARGPQKIALAYKPAGRCSLGHLPVPPEIFEFLQQLEQLTPPIGWQQEGLALLRETARQSADLAQWFGRLMTFLFKDDGLILVNPVLPPLRELSAGVFYRAVNTAPAVNCLLQLACDRVAAAGFTPQVASEANKLHLFMYINGQRTALYLKNDRISDRQGNHTWLPEQLAELTLSRPESFSPDVVLRPVVQEALLPVLGYVAGPGEIAYWALLKNIFQHFGLEMPPVFPRPSFILVEPPVGKILGKYQVSLNLLPEGLEGFMADYIKQADPVGIDELFNNLRSVIKEEQTNLVQKVTQIDPTLKGAGKENLRRLMRVVNSFADKVKQRHRKNNETALRQLKKANEMLCPMGQQQERVYNIFPYLMKYSPGLLQAIYPAVRLYDGRQKIIFFN, encoded by the coding sequence TTGCGAATTGAGACACTTGACGTTTTTTTTCCACAGCCTTTAGCTCAGGTTTACATAAGCAATTTTTTAAAGGTCAGCCGTTTTTTTACTTACGATCCGGGGCAACTGTCACAGCTCGCCAAACGACTTAGTTATTTGTCTGCCCGCCGGCAGAAAAACCATAATTATAAAACGTTGGCGGCTGTTCTACGGCAGGATAATTTACAGTTAGGGTGCAGTGAGCAAACCTTACACCATATCAGCCTGTTAGAAACAGGCCGGGCGGTGGCTTTGGTGACCGGCCAGCAACCCGGCCTGCTGACCGGACCGCTTTACACGGTTTATAAAGCCATGGGAACCATTGTATTGGCCCGGCAACTTTCTGCCCAGTTAAAAATTCCGGTGGTACCGGTATTTTGGATTGGTGCGGACGATCATGATTTTGCAGAGGTAAATCATATTTTTGTGCCTAACGCCCGGGGACCGCAAAAAATTGCCTTAGCATATAAGCCTGCCGGACGCTGTTCGCTGGGGCATCTGCCGGTCCCGCCGGAGATATTTGAGTTCCTGCAGCAGCTGGAGCAACTGACACCGCCCATTGGCTGGCAGCAGGAAGGTCTTGCTTTGCTAAGGGAGACCGCCCGGCAGTCGGCTGATCTTGCTCAGTGGTTTGGCAGGTTAATGACTTTTCTTTTTAAAGATGACGGTTTAATTCTTGTAAACCCGGTGTTACCGCCTCTGCGCGAACTATCGGCAGGTGTATTTTACCGAGCGGTAAACACGGCACCGGCTGTCAACTGCCTGCTGCAATTAGCCTGTGACCGGGTTGCAGCGGCGGGCTTTACACCCCAGGTTGCGAGCGAGGCAAATAAGCTGCACTTGTTTATGTATATAAACGGGCAGAGAACCGCTTTGTATTTAAAAAATGACAGGATCAGCGACCGCCAGGGTAACCATACCTGGCTGCCGGAGCAACTGGCTGAGCTAACCTTAAGCCGGCCGGAAAGTTTCAGCCCGGACGTTGTTTTGCGGCCGGTGGTTCAGGAAGCATTGTTGCCGGTGCTGGGCTATGTGGCAGGTCCTGGGGAGATTGCTTATTGGGCTCTGCTGAAAAATATTTTTCAACATTTCGGGCTGGAAATGCCTCCGGTATTCCCGCGTCCCAGCTTCATTTTGGTAGAGCCGCCGGTGGGAAAAATCCTGGGCAAGTATCAAGTTTCCCTGAACCTGTTGCCGGAAGGTTTGGAGGGATTTATGGCAGATTATATTAAACAGGCAGACCCGGTGGGTATTGATGAATTGTTTAATAATTTGCGCTCTGTCATTAAAGAAGAACAAACAAATCTTGTGCAAAAAGTAACCCAAATAGATCCGACACTTAAGGGAGCGGGTAAAGAAAATTTGCGGCGTTTAATGCGGGTGGTTAATTCCTTTGCCGATAAGGTAAAACAGCGTCATCGCAAAAACAACGAGACAGCTTTGCGCCAGCTTAAAAAAGCAAATGAGATGCTTTGTCCCATGGGACAACAGCAGGAGCGGGTATATAACATATTTCCGTACTTAATGAAATACAGTCCGGGCTTACTTCAAGCAATCTACCCTGCCGTCCGTTTGTATGATGGGCGACAAAAAATTATATTTTTTAATTGA
- a CDS encoding methyl-accepting chemotaxis protein gives MRVGIVGGGRGGLAMLRLMSSLSEISVVGIADINENAPALVAARESGIPVFTDFKQLLQLPNLDVVLDVTGNAAVNQAIMEHKQETTHLADAMISKLMYTVAKSQEEAAQELRAQAQQLAGMAEGLNTTVQSVPAAIDAVTRALGSHCEKLNSAVSQAEKHIKDTDEVIEFIKKVADQTKLLGLNAAIEAARAGNHGRGFGVVANEVRKLAEDSVVSAKKISTILGNIEESMKTIIAGIEETSSIAQMQTTTTEQVGQAVLQLGKMADEMKDFAGKLAEFAS, from the coding sequence ATGCGAGTAGGCATTGTAGGTGGCGGCCGAGGCGGATTAGCTATGCTGCGGCTAATGTCCTCCTTATCAGAAATTAGTGTAGTCGGCATTGCAGATATTAACGAAAACGCACCTGCCCTTGTGGCCGCCAGGGAATCAGGTATCCCTGTCTTTACAGATTTTAAGCAGCTCCTGCAACTGCCGAATCTGGATGTGGTATTGGATGTAACCGGCAATGCTGCAGTTAACCAGGCCATCATGGAACACAAGCAGGAAACCACTCACCTGGCTGATGCCATGATCAGCAAGTTAATGTATACCGTGGCCAAAAGCCAGGAAGAAGCGGCTCAGGAATTAAGGGCCCAGGCCCAGCAGCTGGCAGGCATGGCAGAAGGTTTAAACACCACCGTACAAAGCGTCCCGGCCGCCATCGATGCGGTTACCCGAGCCCTGGGCAGCCATTGTGAAAAACTGAACAGTGCGGTATCCCAGGCCGAAAAACATATTAAGGATACCGATGAAGTCATTGAGTTTATTAAAAAAGTGGCTGATCAAACAAAATTACTGGGTCTCAATGCTGCCATTGAAGCCGCCAGGGCCGGTAACCATGGCCGCGGTTTTGGGGTGGTAGCCAATGAGGTACGCAAACTGGCCGAGGACAGTGTTGTTTCCGCCAAAAAAATCAGTACCATCTTAGGAAATATTGAGGAATCTATGAAAACCATTATCGCCGGCATCGAAGAAACCAGCAGCATCGCTCAAATGCAAACAACCACCACCGAACAAGTGGGGCAAGCTGTCTTACAGCTGGGCAAAATGGCTGATGAAATGAAAGACTTTGCCGGCAAACTGGCGGAGTTTGCCAGTTAG
- a CDS encoding pyruvate kinase alpha/beta domain-containing protein, with protein MVYWAKEGRENTEATIRAALKYAAEKGIDYLVVASSTGSTAEKLINCGKQVVCVTYQAGFKEAGQLTMQPAVRQRLQQAGIPVLATTHLMAGLDRALRFKFQGVYPSEIIAYTLRMFGQGVKVCVEVAVMALDAGLIPFGQEVVVVAGSGRGADTAVAMVPAHSQYIFDSKITEIICKPRDFSHH; from the coding sequence ATGGTTTATTGGGCTAAAGAAGGCCGGGAGAATACCGAGGCCACTATCCGGGCAGCCCTCAAATATGCGGCGGAAAAAGGCATTGATTATCTTGTGGTGGCTTCCAGTACCGGCAGTACTGCCGAAAAGTTAATCAACTGCGGTAAACAAGTGGTTTGTGTAACTTACCAGGCCGGCTTTAAAGAAGCGGGGCAGTTAACCATGCAGCCGGCAGTGCGGCAGAGGTTGCAGCAGGCGGGCATTCCGGTATTGGCCACCACCCATCTGATGGCTGGCTTGGATCGGGCCCTGCGTTTTAAATTTCAGGGAGTTTATCCTTCAGAAATTATAGCTTATACGTTGCGCATGTTTGGTCAGGGTGTTAAAGTGTGTGTGGAGGTGGCTGTGATGGCTCTGGATGCAGGATTGATACCCTTTGGCCAAGAAGTGGTGGTGGTGGCGGGAAGCGGCCGCGGTGCGGATACGGCAGTTGCTATGGTACCGGCCCATTCCCAATATATTTTTGACAGTAAAATAACTGAAATTATTTGCAAACCACGTGATTTTTCTCATCACTAA
- a CDS encoding methyl-accepting chemotaxis protein, with protein MLPRWREKFFTIRSKLMLGFGVILFLNLLMGFALLYMFGQVNASYNRLISREVKVMNETQAALVKFEQAALDLRGYMLSGDPNYIMRYQEEMETAQKAIDQLGKSITFPEGKNYFNTLLKAVADFKVYGDGAIVLKRQSLLEADQLAGYRQIEDYLNQGKGTVERVVQAGNAIVLYMEDQLNKGKQHNNEISLQVKRWVIGGMAASVLLGLVIAVLIVNMISTPVRDLTRQAGRIAEGDLTTDKVWVKSKDELQILAKAFNKMTGNLSNILSELREKSSQVASRAQQLTAIIQQTSSGITGSTAVMHQMAATVSQVADNTQNVSRMAESAGGQAREGQTALDNIRLQMEQIIFATRQVGQAINNLNQTSRAVFQIVDLITEIAEQTNLLALNAAIEAARAGQEGMGFAVVAEEVRKLAERSAKAAGEIRVLITAVQEESGKAVSAMDKGVREVETGNRVLAQVGVVLESIIQSVQDVETQIREVAAAS; from the coding sequence ATGTTGCCAAGGTGGCGTGAAAAGTTTTTTACCATTCGCTCTAAATTGATGTTGGGATTTGGTGTGATATTGTTTCTTAATTTATTAATGGGTTTTGCTCTTTTGTACATGTTTGGGCAGGTAAATGCCTCATACAACAGGTTAATTTCCAGAGAAGTCAAAGTAATGAACGAAACCCAGGCTGCCCTGGTTAAATTTGAGCAGGCTGCTCTGGATTTGCGGGGATATATGCTTTCGGGGGATCCCAACTATATTATGCGGTATCAGGAGGAAATGGAAACTGCTCAAAAAGCTATTGATCAATTAGGTAAATCAATAACTTTTCCGGAAGGGAAAAATTATTTTAACACCTTATTAAAAGCGGTGGCAGATTTTAAGGTTTACGGAGACGGTGCGATTGTCTTAAAAAGACAATCCTTACTGGAAGCAGACCAACTGGCGGGTTACCGGCAAATTGAGGACTATCTTAACCAGGGCAAAGGGACCGTAGAACGTGTGGTGCAGGCAGGTAATGCCATCGTTTTATATATGGAGGATCAATTAAATAAAGGAAAACAGCATAATAACGAAATTTCCTTACAGGTAAAGCGTTGGGTTATAGGTGGGATGGCAGCTTCTGTACTCCTGGGCTTGGTTATCGCGGTACTCATTGTTAACATGATCAGCACGCCGGTGCGTGACTTAACACGGCAAGCCGGGCGAATTGCCGAGGGGGACTTAACGACCGATAAGGTGTGGGTAAAGAGCAAAGATGAGCTACAGATTTTGGCAAAAGCATTTAATAAAATGACCGGCAACTTAAGTAATATTTTATCGGAACTGAGGGAGAAGTCCTCTCAGGTGGCGTCGAGAGCCCAGCAGCTTACTGCCATTATCCAGCAAACATCATCCGGCATAACCGGATCAACAGCTGTCATGCACCAAATGGCCGCCACAGTGTCCCAAGTGGCAGACAATACTCAGAATGTTTCCCGCATGGCAGAGTCAGCCGGTGGACAGGCCAGAGAAGGGCAAACAGCTTTGGATAATATTCGTCTACAAATGGAACAAATTATTTTTGCCACCCGGCAGGTGGGCCAAGCCATTAATAACTTAAACCAAACCTCTCGGGCAGTATTTCAAATTGTTGATTTAATTACTGAAATTGCCGAGCAAACCAATTTGCTGGCACTCAATGCAGCAATTGAGGCAGCCAGAGCAGGCCAAGAGGGAATGGGTTTTGCGGTAGTGGCAGAAGAAGTAAGAAAACTGGCCGAAAGGTCAGCTAAAGCGGCCGGCGAAATCAGAGTGCTGATCACCGCCGTGCAAGAAGAGTCCGGCAAAGCGGTAAGTGCGATGGATAAGGGTGTCCGGGAAGTTGAGACAGGCAACCGGGTTCTTGCGCAGGTTGGGGTGGTGCTCGAATCCATTATTCAGTCAGTGCAGGATGTAGAGACCCAAATTCGGGAGGTTGCAGCAGCTTCTTAG
- a CDS encoding VanW family protein, giving the protein MTKQSKGAGLPFLIGLLGLVALVAGVVSGFWIFQLNHAEAQCIPPGIFVEGIDLSNLDRRQAAAKLQQYEQTLLSKQIQLSYQDQAWHMTLQELGFMAKSDEVLNLALQNNFSLLQQRLQAYFRPVRRDYHVTIEINKEQMTKALESVVRSIERPARNAELVISDHGRVMIQPDQKGYQVNLEQVYKQLLNTDIRQASIQVNLAVNELIADKTTADIEKLRINGKIAEFTTKFDANNVNRTVNIRTAAARINGVMLAPGQEFSFNKVVGERTGKAGYRPAAVIVANKFEEALGGGICQVSTTLYNAILLAGLTPVERHNHSLAIGYVPLGRDAAVAWQQLDFKFKNTLPGHLYLRTVVTSDAITVQVFGDTAAKKDIVVRSWVTETIMPDQVIKEYDPALPPGEEVTVAPAYAGFRAKAERIFKENGTVVKREALPDSYYQPRPKIVKVGQKTEQTDPNLQAVETEF; this is encoded by the coding sequence TTGACTAAGCAAAGTAAAGGTGCCGGATTGCCCTTTTTGATAGGTTTACTGGGTTTGGTTGCCTTGGTGGCAGGCGTTGTATCAGGTTTTTGGATTTTTCAGCTGAACCATGCCGAGGCACAGTGCATCCCTCCCGGAATTTTTGTAGAAGGAATTGATCTGTCAAACCTGGACAGACGGCAGGCTGCCGCCAAATTGCAGCAATATGAGCAAACTTTGTTAAGCAAACAGATTCAGCTAAGCTATCAGGACCAAGCCTGGCACATGACACTACAAGAACTTGGCTTTATGGCGAAATCCGATGAAGTGCTGAATCTGGCTTTGCAGAATAATTTCAGTCTTTTACAGCAGCGGCTGCAGGCATACTTCCGGCCGGTAAGAAGAGACTATCATGTCACAATAGAAATTAATAAGGAACAAATGACTAAAGCGCTGGAATCGGTTGTGCGATCTATCGAACGTCCTGCCAGGAATGCCGAGCTGGTTATTTCAGATCACGGCAGGGTAATGATCCAGCCTGATCAAAAAGGTTATCAGGTTAACCTGGAGCAGGTTTACAAACAACTATTAAATACTGATATCAGACAGGCCAGTATACAAGTTAATCTTGCAGTTAACGAGTTAATAGCCGACAAAACCACCGCAGATATTGAAAAGTTGCGTATAAACGGTAAAATAGCGGAGTTTACCACTAAATTTGATGCCAACAATGTCAACCGGACTGTCAATATTCGTACTGCCGCTGCCCGTATCAACGGTGTGATGCTGGCACCCGGCCAAGAATTCTCTTTTAATAAAGTGGTTGGCGAACGCACCGGCAAAGCCGGTTACCGCCCGGCAGCAGTGATTGTTGCCAATAAATTTGAGGAAGCCCTGGGTGGCGGCATTTGCCAGGTTTCCACCACCTTGTATAATGCCATCCTGCTGGCCGGCTTAACTCCGGTGGAGCGTCATAACCACTCCCTGGCCATTGGCTATGTGCCTCTGGGGCGGGATGCGGCAGTGGCCTGGCAACAGCTGGATTTTAAATTTAAAAATACCCTGCCCGGACATCTGTACTTGCGTACTGTCGTGACAAGTGATGCCATTACTGTACAGGTATTTGGCGATACAGCCGCCAAAAAGGATATTGTTGTGCGCAGCTGGGTTACTGAGACCATTATGCCGGATCAGGTTATTAAAGAATATGATCCAGCCCTGCCGCCCGGAGAGGAAGTGACGGTTGCGCCGGCCTATGCCGGTTTTCGGGCTAAGGCAGAAAGAATTTTTAAGGAAAACGGTACTGTCGTTAAGCGAGAAGCATTACCGGACAGTTATTATCAGCCTCGTCCCAAAATAGTAAAAGTAGGGCAAAAAACTGAGCAAACTGACCCGAATTTACAGGCGGTTGAAACAGAGTTTTAG
- a CDS encoding Ppx/GppA phosphatase family protein yields MPNLGIIDLGSNSIRLILMKIDENGSYKLLDEIKETARIGENMGPERVIKGPAVERAVQTIKLLQKFCRANRADNVHGVATAAIRYAVNGGEVLETIMKETGVYFRILSDEEEARYEYLGVVNSMEFKDALLVDIGGGSTELILCRDKKILHWASLPFGAVNLTENYLSGVVPQPAEIRRLEDFLKNQFTAIPWLESARGWEVIGIGGTVRNLGRIDRKRTRYSLNLLHNYRLHAERVKEIYQYLQTTTVEERKAVPGLSKERADIILAGVAAIAKLLDCTGAPGIRVSGEGLREGIFYEYLFRDWPQPVVENVTEHSVQNFMDLYQVRRYHAEHVAKLSLSLFDQLQPLHGYGLWERKILRIAALLHDVGNVVSYYNHHKHTMYVLLNARLNGLSHRELVLVALVAACHDKMDLKFKLQQHADVLFPQDGNLVRRLGVLLRMAENLDRTEAGVVQDVVCTIKENEVQIDCIALENADLEIRELYKKVTNFNKVFGKKFKFPKD; encoded by the coding sequence ATGCCAAACCTTGGAATTATAGATTTAGGTTCCAACTCCATAAGGCTTATATTAATGAAGATAGATGAAAACGGTTCTTATAAATTGTTGGATGAGATTAAAGAAACCGCCCGTATAGGTGAGAACATGGGGCCTGAAAGAGTAATCAAAGGACCGGCTGTTGAGCGGGCTGTGCAAACCATTAAGCTGTTGCAAAAGTTCTGTCGGGCTAACCGGGCTGACAACGTGCATGGAGTTGCCACAGCAGCCATCCGTTATGCGGTTAACGGCGGTGAAGTATTGGAAACCATCATGAAGGAAACCGGGGTATACTTCCGGATTTTATCAGATGAAGAAGAAGCTCGTTACGAATACCTGGGTGTCGTTAACAGTATGGAGTTCAAAGATGCTTTGCTGGTTGATATTGGCGGCGGCAGTACGGAACTGATTTTATGCCGGGACAAAAAAATTCTTCACTGGGCCAGCTTGCCCTTTGGTGCCGTTAATCTTACTGAAAATTACCTGTCCGGTGTGGTTCCCCAACCTGCGGAAATAAGAAGGTTGGAGGATTTTTTAAAGAACCAGTTTACTGCCATTCCTTGGTTGGAGTCTGCCCGCGGTTGGGAAGTTATTGGCATTGGCGGAACCGTACGAAACCTGGGACGCATAGACCGCAAACGTACTCGCTACAGCCTTAATTTGCTGCATAACTACCGACTGCATGCTGAACGGGTGAAAGAGATTTATCAGTATCTGCAAACGACAACCGTGGAAGAACGCAAGGCCGTGCCGGGTCTGTCCAAAGAAAGGGCAGACATTATTTTGGCCGGGGTAGCTGCCATTGCCAAACTGTTGGATTGCACCGGTGCTCCGGGAATCCGTGTTAGCGGTGAAGGTCTGCGGGAGGGGATTTTTTACGAATACTTGTTTCGGGATTGGCCCCAGCCGGTGGTAGAAAATGTTACGGAGCACAGCGTGCAAAACTTTATGGATCTCTATCAGGTGCGGCGTTACCATGCCGAACATGTGGCCAAACTTTCTCTTTCCTTGTTCGATCAGTTGCAGCCTTTACACGGATATGGTCTCTGGGAACGAAAAATTCTTCGCATTGCCGCTCTGCTGCACGACGTAGGGAATGTAGTAAGTTATTACAACCACCACAAGCATACCATGTATGTTTTGTTAAACGCCCGGCTTAACGGGCTTTCCCATCGGGAGTTGGTGCTGGTTGCCCTGGTTGCCGCCTGCCATGATAAGATGGATTTAAAATTTAAACTCCAACAGCATGCGGATGTATTATTTCCCCAGGATGGCAATCTGGTGCGCCGGTTGGGCGTTTTGCTCCGCATGGCGGAAAATTTAGATCGTACTGAGGCCGGTGTGGTGCAGGATGTCGTTTGTACCATCAAGGAAAACGAAGTACAGATAGATTGCATTGCTTTGGAAAATGCGGATTTGGAAATACGTGAACTTTATAAAAAAGTAACTAATTTTAATAAAGTCTTTGGCAAAAAATTTAAGTTTCCGAAAGACTAA
- a CDS encoding glycosyltransferase, with the protein MALEQEYDYVFLVDADLILHPKTLVHLISLQKDIVAEVFWTRWQPNLPLQPQVWLGDAYRLYQKNRQELLDETEVNRRQMQFFQMLAAPGTYKVGGVGACTLISRHAIAKGVSFSEIYNVGFWGEDRHFSIRAAALGFELFADTHYEPYHIYRESDLAGVAKYKEKILASEAQLITHQHAVNKQKKAGITLAMLVRNEADRYLKEVLEHAAQYIDQAVILDDASEDNTVEVCQKALANIPCTIVSNEQPSFNNEIVLRQQLWNMAVKAGAEWILILDADEKFEDKAVKEIPLLTLDPDIDVYYFRLYDMWDEQHYREDTYWQAHLTYRPFMLRYKPGFPYKWLTTPQHCGRFPVNIKIFKGCANPLRIKHLGWMKPADRLLKYRRYMQLDPEGKYGVMEQYKSILDTEPRLLRWEE; encoded by the coding sequence ATGGCACTGGAACAAGAATATGATTATGTTTTTCTGGTGGATGCCGACCTGATATTACACCCCAAAACCCTTGTGCATCTCATTAGTCTGCAAAAAGATATTGTGGCTGAGGTTTTTTGGACCCGTTGGCAACCCAATTTACCCCTGCAACCCCAAGTCTGGCTGGGTGATGCTTACCGTTTGTACCAGAAAAACCGCCAAGAGCTATTGGATGAAACGGAAGTAAACCGGCGTCAAATGCAGTTTTTTCAGATGCTGGCCGCTCCCGGCACCTACAAAGTGGGAGGAGTCGGAGCCTGTACTTTGATAAGCCGGCACGCCATAGCCAAAGGAGTATCCTTCAGCGAAATATATAATGTAGGTTTCTGGGGAGAAGACCGCCACTTTAGTATCCGGGCAGCGGCCCTGGGATTTGAATTATTTGCCGATACACATTATGAACCGTATCATATTTATCGTGAATCAGATCTGGCAGGAGTGGCAAAGTACAAAGAAAAAATATTGGCCTCAGAGGCTCAATTAATTACACACCAACATGCCGTCAATAAACAGAAAAAAGCCGGCATCACGCTGGCTATGCTGGTAAGAAACGAAGCAGACAGATATCTCAAGGAAGTTCTGGAACACGCTGCTCAGTATATTGACCAGGCTGTTATTCTGGACGATGCCAGTGAAGACAATACAGTGGAGGTATGTCAAAAAGCACTGGCAAATATACCCTGCACTATTGTTTCAAACGAGCAGCCCTCCTTCAACAACGAAATTGTTTTGCGCCAACAATTATGGAATATGGCTGTTAAGGCTGGTGCTGAATGGATATTAATTTTAGATGCTGATGAAAAATTTGAGGATAAAGCTGTTAAAGAAATACCGCTTTTAACTTTAGACCCCGATATAGATGTTTACTATTTTCGTCTATATGATATGTGGGATGAACAGCACTACCGCGAAGATACTTACTGGCAGGCACATCTTACCTACCGCCCTTTTATGTTACGTTATAAGCCTGGGTTTCCTTATAAATGGTTAACTACCCCCCAGCACTGTGGTCGTTTTCCGGTTAACATAAAAATTTTTAAAGGTTGTGCCAACCCGTTAAGAATAAAGCATTTAGGCTGGATGAAACCTGCCGACCGCCTGTTAAAGTACCGTCGCTATATGCAGCTGGATCCCGAAGGCAAATATGGTGTCATGGAGCAGTATAAATCTATTCTTGATACCGAACCTCGCTTACTCCGGTGGGAGGAGTAG